Proteins encoded together in one Telopea speciosissima isolate NSW1024214 ecotype Mountain lineage chromosome 4, Tspe_v1, whole genome shotgun sequence window:
- the LOC122658727 gene encoding ABC transporter G family member 42-like has product MDGLERVWDSGRRASHNMSGSISRRNWGVEDVFARSSRSMQSGHVDDDEEALRWAALEKLPTYDRLRTTIMKSFVENEHQDQQGSKLVHKEIDVRKLDMNDRQDFIERIFKVAEEDNEKFLRKLRNRIDRVGIQLPTVEVRFENLTVEADCYIGNRALPTLPNAARNLVESALSLLRIKLAKTTKLTILKDVSGIIKPSRMALLLGPPSSGKTTLLLALAGKLDPNLKVKGQVTYNGHRLDEFVPQKTSAYISQNDVHIGEFTVKETLDFSARCQGVGSRYELLAELARREKDAGIFPEAEVDLFMKATAMEGVEFSLITDYTLRILGLDICRDTIVGDQMQRGISGGQKKRVTTGEMIVGPTKTLFMDEISTGLDSSTTYQIVKCLQQIVHLTEATIFMSLLQPAPETFDLFDDIVLLSEGQIVYQGPREHILEFFETCGFRCPERKGTADFLQEVTSKKDQEQYWADKSKPYCYISVSDFVNRFRRFHAGLRLENELSVPFDKSRSHKAALVLSRYSVPMMDLLRASFDKEWLLLKRNSFVYIFKTVQIIIVAFIASTVFLKTQMHTSTEDDGAVYVGALIFAVVINMFNGFAEITITIARLPVLYKHRDLLFYPAWVFTLPNFLLRIPISILETVVWMIMTYYTMGFAPDASRFFKQLLLIFLVQQMAAGSFRLIAGVCRTNTIASTGGSLMLLVVFLLGGFIIPRDQIPKWWIWGYWISPLSYSYNAVVVNEMFDPRWMNKLASDKVTRLGIAVMENNAVFPKRSWFWIGSAALLGFTFLFNVLFTLALMYLNPLGKPQATISEELAYEMEASQEESKEEPRIITSRSKRETPPQPLAATDGNNTREMSIRRMSSQSNANGLSRNGDSTLEAANGVAPKRGMVLPFTPQAMSFDSVNYYVDMPPEMKDQGVTEERLQLLRGVTGAFRPGVLTALMGVSGAGKTTLMDVLAGRKTGGYIEGDIRISGFPKKQETFARISGYCEQNDIHSPQVTVRESLIFSAFLRLPKEIRKEEKMKFVDEVMELVELDNLMDGIVGLPGITGLSTEQRKRLTIAVELVANPSIIFMDEPTSGLDARAAAIVMRTVRNTVDTGRTVVCTIHQPSIDIFEAFDELLLMKRGGQLIYGGPLGRNSQKIIEYFEAIPGVPMIKENYNPAAWMLEASSIATEVRLGIDFAEYYKSSPLYQRNQALVKELSIPAPGAKDLYFPTKFSQSSWEQFKSCLWKQWWTYWRSPDYNLVRFVFTLACALMIGTIFWNVGSKRESSTDLTIIIGAMYAAVQFAGINNCTTVQPVVAIERTVFYRERAAGMYSALPYAIAQVVTEIPYVFVQTTYYTAIVYAMVSFEWTAAKYFWFFFISFFSFLYFTYYGMMTVAITPNHQVAAIFAASFFGLFNLFSGFFIPKPKIPKWWIWYYWICPVAWTVYGLIVSQYGDQEQFISVSGGKDQSIKSYVEEHFGYDTNFMGPIAGVLVGFAVFFAFMFAYAIKALNFQHR; this is encoded by the exons ATGGATGGGCTAGAGAGAGTGTGGGATTCCGGTCGGCGAGCGAGTCATAACATGAGTGGAAGCATAAGCAGAAGAAATTGGGGAGTGGAAGATGTGTTTGCAAGGTCTTCGAGGTCGATGCAGAGTGGACATGtcgacgatgatgaagaagcTCTCAGGTGGGCTGCTCTGGAGAAGCTACCCACTTATGATCGCCTCAGAACAACTATCATGAAATCTTTTGTGGAGAATGAACATCAAGACCAACAAGGAAGCAAGTTGGTTCACAAAGAGATTGATGTAAGGAAGCTTGACATGAATGATCGCCAAGATTTCATTGAAAGGATCTTTAAGGTTGCAGAGGAAGACAATGAGAAATTCTTGCGTAAACTTAGAAACCGAATTGACAG AGTTGGAATTCAGCTTCCAACAGTAGAAGTTAGATTTGAGAACTTAACAGTTGAAGCAGATTGCTACATTGGCAACAGAGCTCTTCCTACACTCCCAAATGCTGCAAGGAACCTTGTAGAATCAGCTCTAAGCTTACTAAGaatcaaactagctaaaacaaCAAAACTCACAATCCTAAAGGATGTTTCAGGCATTATAAAACCTTCTAGAATGGCACTTCTTTTAGGCCCTCCTTCCTCTGGGAAGACAACTCTGTTGCTGGCACTTGCAGGAAAGCTGGATCCAAATTTGAAG gTTAAAGGGCAAGTTACATATAATGGGCATAGACTGGATGAATTTGTGCCTCAGAAGACCTCTGCTTATATTAGCCAGAATGATGTTCACATAGGAGAATTTACAGTAAAAGAAACACTTGATTTCTCTGCAAGGTGCCAAGGGGTTGGGTCAAGATATG AGCTCTTGGCTGAGCTTGCTAGAAGAGAGAAGGATGCCGGAATTTTCCCGGAGGCTGAAGTAGACCTTTTCATGAAG GCAACTGCAATGGAAGGGGTTGAATTCAGCTTGATCACAGATTACACTCTCAGG ATATTGGGGCTTGATATATGTAGAGACACAATTGTTGGGGATCAGATGCAGAGAGGAATATCTGGTGGACAGAAGAAACGAGTGACTACTG GAGAGATGATCGTTGGGCCCACGAAGACCCTATTCATGGATGAGATATCAACGGGCCTAGACAGCTCCACGACATATCAGATAGTGAAATGCTTGCAGCAGATTGTCCACCTCACCGAAGCTACCATCTTCATGTCCCTCCTCCAACCTGCTCCGGAAACGTTCGATCTTTTTGATGATATCGTCCTCCTATCTGAGGGCCAGATCGTATACCAGGGCCCACGAGAGCACATCCTTGAGTTCTTCGAAACCTGTGGCTTTCGTTGTCCGGAGAGAAAGGGAACCGCTGATTTCCTTCAAGAG GTAACCTCGAAGAAGGATCAAGAACAATACTGGGCCGATAAGAGCAAACCGTACTGTTACATATCGGTGAGCGACTTTGTGAATCGGTTCAGGAGGTTCCATGCTGGGTTGCGCCTGGAGAACGAGCTTTCAGTACCATTCGACAAGAGCAGAAGCCACAAGGCAGCACTGGTGTTAAGCAGGTACTCCGTTCCCATGATGGATCTCTTGAGGGCTTCCTTCGACAAGGAATGGCTTCTCCTCAAGAGAAACTCCTTCGTCTACATCTTCAAGACTGTTCAGATCATCATCGTCGCTTTCATTGCTTCGACGGTGTTCTTGAAGACCCAAATGCACACTTCCACCGAAGACGATGGCGCTGTTTACGTTGGTGCCCTAATCTTTGCTGTGGTAATCAACATGTTCAATGGGTTTGCAgagatcaccatcaccatcgcaAGGCTTCCTGTATTGTACAAGCACAGAGACCTCCTCTTTTACCCTGCTTGGGTTTTCACCCTTCCAAATTTCCTCCTTAGGATCCCAATCTCCATCCTTGAAACCGTTGTTTGGATGATCATGACTTACTATACTATGGGTTTCGCCCCAGATGCTAGCAG gtttttcaaGCAACTACTGCTGATATTTTTGGTCCAACAAATGGCAGCGGGTAGCTTCAGGCTCATAGCTGGAGTGTGCAGGACTAACACCATTGCAAGCACTGGTGGATCGCTCATGCTCCTCGTCGTGTTCTTGCTAGGCGGTTTTATCATCCCTCGAG ATCAAATTCCCAAATGGTGGATCTGGGGTTACTGGATTTCACCTCTCTCTTACAGTTATAATGCTGTTGTTGTCAATGAGATGTTTGATCCAAGATGGATGAACAAATTG GCATCTGATAAAGTTACAAGGTTGGGTATTGCTGTGATGGAGAACAATGCTGTCTTTCCAAAGAGAAGCTGGTTTTGGATTGGGAGTGCTGCCCTTTTGGGGTTCACATTCCTCTTCAATGTCCTCTTCACCCTTGCACTAATGTACTTAAACC cTCTTGGAAAACCACAAGCAACTATATCCGAAGAATTGGCCTACGAGATGGAGGCCAGCCAAGAAGAATCAAAGGAAGAACCAAGAATCATAACATCAAGGTCGAAGAGAGAAACACCCCCTCAACCTTTAGCAGCGACAGACGGAAACAATACAA GAGAAATGTCAATCCGACGAATGAGTAGTCAAAGCAATGCTAATGGACTTAGCAGAAATGGTGATTCAACCCTTGAAGCAGCAAATGGGGTTGCTCCCAAGAGGGGGATGGTTCTGCCTTTCACACCTCAAGCCATGTCATTTGACAGTGTGAACTACTATGTCGACATGCCCCCG GAAATGAAAGACCAAGGAGTGACAGAAGAGAGACTCCAGTTACTTAGGGGAGTGACAGGGGCATTTAGGCCCGGCGTCCTCACTGCACTGATGGGAGTTAGTGGGGCAGGAAAGACAACATTGATGGATGTTCTTGCAGGCAGAAAGACAGGGGGATACATTGAAGGTGATATCAGAATCTCAGGTTTCCCTAAGAAGCAAGAAACCTTTGCGAGAATATCGGGTTACTGTGAACAGAATGATATTCATTCGCCCCAAGTCACTGTTAGGGAATCCTTGATCTTCTCTGCTTTCCTCCGTCTTCCAAAAGAGAtcagaaaagaggaaaagatg AAATTTGTGGATGAAGTGATGGAATTAGTAGAGCTTGACAATCTCATGGATGGTATAGTGGGGCTTCCAGGGATTACGGGTCTGTCAACTGAACAACGGAAGAGGTTGACAATTGCTGTGGAGCTTGTTGCTAATCCTTCAATCATCTTCATGGATGAACCAACATCAGGACTTGATGCAAGGGCAGCCGCCATTGTCATGAGAACTGTGAGGAACACTGTTGACACGGGTAGAACAGTTGTCTGCACTATTCATCAACCTAGCATTGATATCTTTGAAGCTTTTGATGAG TTGCTACTGATGAAAAGAGGAGGACAACTAATCTATGGAGGTCCTTTGGGTCGAAATTCTCAAAAGATAATCGAGTACTTTGAG GCCATTCCTGGGGTTCCAATGATCAAAGAAAATTACAATCCTGCAGCATGGATGCTGGAAGCTAGCTCCATTGCTACTGAAGTTCGGCTTGGAATTGATTTTGCTGAGTACTACAAATCATCACCCTTGTATCA GCGAAACCAGGCATTAGTTAAGGAGCTGAGCATCCCAGCCCCTGGAGCGAAAGATCTTTATTTTCCTACTAAATTTTCTCAGTCATCATGGGAGCAGTTCAAATCTTGCCTATGGAAGCAGTGGTGGACGTATTGGAGAAGCCCAGATTACAATCTTGTCAGATTTGTCTTCACCTTGGCTTGTGCCCTCATGATTGGGACAATCTTCTGGAATGTTGGCTCTAAAAG GGAGAGTTCAACTGATCTAACCATCATTATTGGAGCTATGTATGCGGCTGTCCAGTTTGCTGGAATCAACAACTGCACAACTGTACAACCGGTTGTCGCCATTGAAAGAACAGTGTTCTATCGAGAAAGAGCTGCTGGGATGTACTCTGCCTTACCATATGCTATTGCACAG GTGGTCACTGAAATCCCATATGTATTTGTACAAACCACATATTACACAGCTATTGTGTATGCCATGGTCAGCTTCGAATGGACAGCAGCAAAGTACTTTTGGTTCTTTTTCATcagcttcttctcctttctctacTTTACTTACTATGGAATGATGACCGTGGCCATCACACCAAACCACCAAGTTGCTGCAATTTTTGCCGCTTCTTTCTTTGGGCTCTTTAATCTCTTTTCAGGCTTCTTCATCCCCAAACCA AAAATTCCAAAGTGGTGGATCTGGTATTACTGGATTTGCCCAGTGGCATGGACAGTTTATGGGCTTATAGTTTCACAATATGGAGACCAGGAGCAATTCATTAGTGTGTCTGGAGGGAAGGACCAGAGCATTAAGAGCTATGTGGAAGAACACTTTGGGTATGATACCAATTTCATGGGTCCAATTGCAGGAGTTCTTGTTGGATTCGCAGTCTTCTTTGCATTTATGTTTGCATATGCCATTAAAGCGTTGAACTTCCAACATAGGTAG